The Parachlamydia acanthamoebae genome has a window encoding:
- the sctJ gene encoding type III secretion system inner membrane ring lipoprotein SctJ translates to MSGTKILSKLVGTVFLLCMAFLLTSCESRKTIVNGLDEKEANEIVVFLSSKGIDAMKVQSTEGAGGGGSKIVLWDISVSADKATQAMSILNQSGLPRRKPQSLLGIFSNVGLVPSELQERIRYQAGLAEQIASTIRKIDGVLDAEVQISFPEEDPLNPTGEKKGKIVASVYVKHSGVLDDPNSHLVTKIKRLVAASVTGLDYDNVTVIGDRARFSEMPIGLKSGGDEKQFVSIWSIIVAKESASRFRIIFFAFSLLLLLLTLLMIWTGWKLYPLLKSHGGIKQLFNLHPISAEPPKEEEKETPKEEEKASEGDNDQDKGVT, encoded by the coding sequence ATGTCGGGAACTAAGATCTTGAGCAAGCTAGTAGGTACTGTTTTTTTGCTTTGCATGGCCTTTCTACTAACGAGTTGTGAATCGCGGAAAACGATTGTGAACGGTTTGGACGAAAAAGAAGCAAACGAAATTGTAGTGTTTCTTTCTAGCAAAGGCATCGATGCGATGAAGGTACAAAGCACTGAGGGAGCCGGAGGCGGTGGATCAAAAATTGTGTTGTGGGATATTAGTGTTTCCGCTGATAAGGCGACGCAAGCCATGTCGATCCTCAATCAGAGTGGGTTACCTCGTAGAAAACCACAAAGCCTGCTGGGCATCTTTTCAAATGTTGGGCTTGTTCCCTCTGAGTTGCAAGAAAGGATACGCTATCAAGCGGGTCTTGCCGAGCAAATTGCGAGTACGATTCGGAAAATTGACGGAGTTTTAGATGCAGAAGTACAGATCTCTTTCCCTGAAGAAGATCCCTTGAATCCAACTGGTGAAAAGAAAGGCAAAATTGTTGCTTCTGTTTACGTCAAGCACTCAGGCGTATTAGATGACCCGAATTCTCACTTAGTCACGAAAATCAAACGACTGGTTGCAGCTAGCGTGACAGGGCTAGACTATGATAATGTGACTGTCATTGGAGATCGCGCACGTTTTAGTGAAATGCCCATTGGATTAAAATCGGGTGGAGATGAAAAGCAATTTGTCAGCATTTGGTCAATCATTGTGGCTAAAGAATCTGCTTCTCGTTTTCGTATCATCTTCTTTGCATTCAGTTTGCTTCTCTTGCTTTTGACGCTCTTAATGATCTGGACCGGGTGGAAGCTCTATCCACTTTTAAAAAGTCACGGAGGCATTAAGCAGCTTTTCAATTTACATCCTATCTCTGCAGAACCTCCTAAAGAGGAAGAGAAAGAGACTCCAAAGGAAGAAGAGAAAGCGAGTGAAGGGGATAATGATCAGGATAAAGGTGTAACCTAA
- a CDS encoding YggT family protein yields MILVNIISLIFQVYFLMLFARILSSWLPELHQYRIMQFIAFYTDPYLNFFRGVIPPLGMIDISPIFAFLALSFIEYFLKILLINL; encoded by the coding sequence ATGATTTTAGTTAACATCATCAGTCTGATTTTTCAAGTTTATTTTCTCATGCTATTTGCGCGCATTTTAAGCTCGTGGCTACCGGAATTGCATCAATACCGAATCATGCAGTTTATTGCTTTTTACACTGACCCCTACCTGAATTTTTTTCGAGGAGTTATTCCTCCCCTGGGAATGATTGATATAAGCCCCATATTTGCCTTTTTGGCACTGAGCTTTATCGAATATTTCTTAAAAATCTTGCTCATAAATTTGTAA
- the dusB gene encoding tRNA dihydrouridine synthase DusB, with protein sequence MNTFSSFQLGNLTLPNPVFYAPLAGCSDFPFRQMSARYSPGLMYCEMVKMDALVRHDPNTFRMLDFDKDMHPIGGQLCGSKPQLAAKAAKIIEDLGFDVVDLNCGCPVDKVTKDGSGSGLLKNPLLIGEILSEMVAAVKIPVTVKIRAGWDDENLCAEEITQIAEKAGAKAITIHGRTRQQAYRGPANWDHIKASKQVAKHIKVIGNGDVMDPTSAKRMFEYTGCDAVLVARGTMGQPWIAQDILNYLQGGTIRVHTPEDCRQALYEHFLCTERYYNPRQVVIEMRRVGCWYIKSSGGTREFRGLISRASSPDQVKDLIQNFSFGNDSDLENSVTDQDCEAC encoded by the coding sequence ATGAATACTTTTTCTTCTTTTCAACTCGGGAACCTCACATTGCCTAATCCCGTGTTTTATGCACCTCTAGCAGGGTGTTCCGATTTTCCATTTCGGCAGATGTCTGCGCGGTATTCGCCTGGCTTAATGTATTGTGAAATGGTTAAAATGGACGCATTAGTGCGGCATGATCCCAATACATTCCGGATGTTAGATTTTGATAAGGATATGCATCCGATTGGCGGGCAGCTATGTGGAAGCAAACCTCAGCTAGCAGCTAAGGCTGCCAAAATCATTGAGGATTTAGGTTTTGACGTGGTGGATTTAAACTGTGGGTGTCCGGTTGATAAGGTCACAAAAGACGGTAGCGGTTCAGGACTTTTAAAAAATCCTTTGTTAATTGGAGAAATTTTATCAGAAATGGTCGCTGCTGTTAAAATTCCAGTAACGGTTAAAATTCGAGCGGGTTGGGATGATGAAAATCTATGTGCCGAGGAGATTACACAAATAGCTGAAAAGGCTGGAGCTAAAGCTATTACGATCCATGGCCGGACACGCCAACAAGCTTATCGCGGACCCGCCAACTGGGATCACATTAAAGCCAGTAAACAAGTTGCCAAACATATCAAAGTGATTGGCAATGGAGATGTGATGGATCCTACGTCAGCGAAGCGTATGTTTGAGTATACAGGCTGCGATGCTGTATTAGTCGCGCGCGGAACTATGGGACAGCCGTGGATTGCTCAAGATATTTTGAATTATCTGCAAGGCGGGACAATTCGTGTGCACACACCTGAGGATTGCCGCCAAGCTCTTTATGAGCATTTTTTGTGTACTGAACGTTATTACAATCCTCGCCAAGTTGTGATTGAAATGCGGCGTGTAGGATGCTGGTATATCAAAAGTTCTGGTGGAACTCGAGAATTTCGTGGCTTGATTAGCCGAGCTTCTTCACCTGATCAAGTGAAAGATTTGATTCAAAACTTTTCTTTTGGCAACGATAGTGATTTAGAAAATTCCGTTACCGATCAGGATTGTGAAGCCTGCTAG